caggagagattttgtcccactcctctttgcagatcttctccaagtcattaaggtttcgaggctgacgtttggcaactcgatccttcagctccctccacagattttctatgggattaaggtctggagactggctaggccactccaggaccttaatgtgcttcttcttgagccactcctttgttgccttggccgtgtattttgggtcattgtcatgctggaatacccatccacgacccattttcaatgccctggctgagggaaggaggttctcacccaagatttgacggtaaaTGGCCCCgtccaaaatcagcaggggatcaaatacctttttccctcactgtaccactTAGAATGCGTCCAATACATAGTGTACATGGCTTTATAATAAGTGGTAGTGTGGTTATTAAAACATGGCCCTTtatctctctgtttcttctcAGTGTCGTATTGAGGAGAGgcaggagcagcagcatgacctgCAGGTCCAGATGAGGGAGCAGTGTGGGGACTACGAGGAGCTGCTGGGTCAGAAGATGGCCCGGGACATCGAGATCGTTGCCTACAGGTGAGACCTTTCACTGATGTGTTTCACCCACAGGGCCCCATACACAACAATAGATAACGTACAGTGTGATCATCAAGGCCTCTGTAGTAGTGAAAAAGATGGAGAGGTCCTGCATTGTTTACTTATGGGCTTGTtcaggaaggaaaatgatgtacCCAAAACACATGAAAAAGCACACTTGGAGAGACCATGACTAACCTTAATATAATATTCTCTGTAGTTTTACAATTACAATAGCATCTTCAGATGACGTGATGTTGACCTAATATTTTaaattttcttcacaatattTGTGAAGCCCTACATTGTGAACGTGTGCGTAGTATGGGTGACAGAATGTCACCTGGGCATCCCCATATCCATATTAAGACATTCCTGAGAACAAAGGCCTGACATCCGAGGTCATCCGGGTCACAGGAAACAGGCCCTATGACAGTCCCAGAAAACATGATGGAATTTCCTGTCCGGTGTCCATGaagaagtgtctgtctgtctgtctgtctgtctgtctgtctgtctgtctgtctgtctgtctgtctgtctgtctgtctgtctgtctgtctgtctgtctgtctgtctgtctgtctgtctgtctgtctgtctgtctgtctgtctgtctgtctgtctgtctgtctgtctgtctgtctgtctgtctgtctgtctgtgtctgtctgtctgtctgtgttcaacCATCTGGCATCCTGGTATGTAGAAGGATGCACTTTGCCCTTCCTGACCCCCTACCTTTGGACAACCCTTCGCTCacccctctgctgctctgaaCACTTCCTCGTGGCTCAGGAAGAGGCAGCCTCACACAATGCCTCATTAGAATGGACAGGGGGACCTCACACTGTTGGGACAATAAGCCACTTTATCATCCAGCCTGTTAATGTCAGCAGCCCCGCAACACAGTCAGCCTCACCAATGTAGCCTTCTTTAAATACTGGTCCACCAACACTTTTTTACAGGGCTGTTTTGTCATCCGTGATTAAAACCATGAATAAGAAATGAACATCTGAGATGTTTTCTTCTCTCCATACTGCAGAGCAGAGTCTAATGACAGTAGTGTCACCTGTAAAATGTATAGAGTCTAATGACAGTAGTGTCACCTGTAAAATGTATACAGTCTAATGAAACTAGTGTCACCTGTAAAATGTATACAGTCTAATGACAGTAGTGTCACCTGTAAAATGTATACAGTCTAATGACACTAGTGTCACCTGTAAAATGTATAGAGTCTAATGACAGTAGTGTCACCTGTAAAATGTATACAGTCTAATGACAGTAGTGTCACCTGTAAAATGTATACAGTCTAATGACACTAGTGTCACCTGTAAAATGTATAGAGTCTAATGACACTAGTGTCACCTGTAAAATGTATACAGTCTAATGACACTAGTGTCACCTGTAAAATGTATACAGTCTAATGACACTAGTGTCACCTGTAAAATGTATAGAGTCTAATGACAGTAGTGTCACCTGTAAAATGTATACAGTCTAATGACAGTAGTGTCACCTGTAAAATGTATACAGTCTAATGACAGTAGTGTCACCTGTAAAATGTATACAGTCTAATGACACTAGTGTCACCTGTAAAATGTATACAGTCTAATGACACTAGTGTCACCTGTAAAATGTATACAGTCTAATGACACTAGTGTCACCTGTAAAATGTATACAGTCTAATGACACTAGTGTCACCTGTAAATTGTACACCGAGCCATTTGAACCAGATTCTCACCGTCACTTTCAGCCTTATTGAttaaacactgttttgcaatgaaggtctacagtagcctcaacagcactctgtagggtagcaccatggtgtagctggaggacagctagcttccgacCTCCTCTTGGTACAATGACTTCAACaccaaacctaggaggctcatggttctcacccccttccatagacttacacaataattatgacaacttccgttGGACtgtctccaacctatcagagctcttgcagcatgaactaacatgttatctacccaatcaaaggatcagagaatgaatctagtactgaaagcataagctacagctagctagcactgcagtacataaaatgtggtgagtaactgactcaaagagaaagacaatagttgaaaggttttcaacaaattaatttcttcaaaaatgagagagagatttcgtttttttcttctccatttcacttacttagctagcaaatgcagctggctagtttagcctactgaaacaccctgctcaaacagatgGATGCtatgtcagctagctggctatgactttccaacacaacactggaactcttccaagtcaaggtaagcttttggttttattaatttattgccaccggtgtAACTTCTTACTCACTAAacactgtaatgttactgcatgattgtagcaggtttactaacacattagttctattagctatgttgactaggatgttactttagctaatatggtgacaacgatgtaggctgtgtgtagcagttatgacatggtttggcttggaacgtTTTTTTTTGCCCGGTCACATACAACTGATGtgctgtgcattgaagtccacaaacgaagggaaaagttgagaggaggagagtgcatagaggagagaAGGAATACAACCCGGTATttacgcgtgatcaggggtgtattaattccgtagattctgttgaaaaacttttcttaaatggaagcaaacgaaacagggataaaaatacctgcatttgtccaatagaaactctcgtttgcaactatTGGACTAATGATAAGCtatatgcaggcaagagtgtgcatggcagtattgaatgtgtcactgtctgtccatgtgtcactgtctgtcacctcaaatttttATCTCGACCTGTatgcacctatgttgtaaactttcattcataggctaggttgtagcaaccccatgatgggtatagggacaatttgagtatcatgtagtagcctaaacctgtcGACGTTactttgaactgggtgaatagaatattaatgacagtcatccaatatgctgtaatagaaataaggccatgctcatgaaaaatttAATTAAAATAATCTTCTTTCATCATAAACAGAACTGACCGCCACTGGTTTCTATAGAGGCTAGCCATGTTTCTATGGAGGCTAGCCATGTTTCTATGGAGGCTAGCCATGTTTCTATGGAGGCTAGTCATGTTAGGTCTGAAGTGTAGAACACTGTACTGTGTATGTATTCAGCAGACCATCTTTTCCtcttccctttcctctcttctaTTCCCAGGggtttggtggaagaggaggatgtgCTACCTGTGAGAGGAACCGATCCAGACCAGGCCAAACAACCGGCTTTCGGCGATGGATATCCCCCATACAGATTTGACGTGACGCCAAAACACAACAGACCCAAATCATCCATTAGAGATCCCATGAAGCTAACCGCCACACAACCATTTGAACAGATGTAAACGTATCGTAACAGATGAACAACTTCTGGAGGGCGAGCCAGGCCATTGATAACAGGTCACTGGCAGGTGACCCCTGTCCTTTAGAAAGATGGAATTCTCTAACATTGGGGGAGTTTCttcagtgtctgtgaagagaCTCTGAAATGTCCCTAAGTGGTCTCTATCTGTTGTGTCTACAGTGTCTGGAGGTCATGGCAGGTCACCTTTCATTTGCTTAACAGTTGTGGGTTTTACACAGAACTGGCAGTCAAGTCAGTCACACCGTTCATGTATACTTGGGAACTGGTATATTAGCTTTGCAAATGGTTGGTGAAGTTGACATTCTGCAGCTCCTATATACCTGGTCGACTACAGCAGGGAGCTTGTGTGCAGTCCCTGACTTATTTGCTCATTCTCTGCCCATGACCTGGACGAACTTAGTCAAGTttaaaccaaaacaataaaaataaatgttgctTGACATCACCTTCCTTTCTTTTTCACTCTCCGTGAACACAGTGTCAACAGTGTCTGTGGAATGTGAGTGTGTTCGGTGTGTGTCATTTCCCCCTCTTAAGTGCCTCTCCTCGCCATCATAACTACATTTAACAGAGCAAGAGTTATGC
The sequence above is drawn from the Salmo salar chromosome ssa05, Ssal_v3.1, whole genome shotgun sequence genome and encodes:
- the LOC106604422 gene encoding neurofilament medium polypeptide-like — translated: MVVPVEGPAAAGREVLEFYNPDIKEYYSRLAETIHCRIEERQEQQHDLQVQMREQCGDYEELLGQKMARDIEIVAYRGLVEEEDVLPVRGTDPDQAKQPAFGDGYPPYRFDVTPKHNRPKSSIRDPMKLTATQPFEQM